AGGGTCACTCTGCCCCATCCCCTGCCAGGGTGCCCCAGGGGCTGCGagggcccagcacagccacagctgcgggaggttcctgcagctcccccgGGGGTTCCCCACAGGAGCTGCCATTTTGGCAGCTCAGCCCCGGAGCTGGGGGGCgcagagctctgctcacctCCTCTGCACCACGGTGATGCCCCTCTCCACCAAGGCCTTCCTGTTGGCCatgtgcagcagccagagctccttGCGGGAGAACAGGCGGATGGCGAAGGCTCTCTCCAGGAGCTTGTCCACGGTCAGGTGCTCGGCGATGTTCCTGACGAAAGCCTGCAGCTCCGCCTTGACGTCGCAGCCCTGCGGCCCGGCCGGGGCCGCCGAGAGCCTGAACTGcttgagcagggccagggcgATGCGGTACAGCACCTTCTGGCCCTCCAGCAGGAACACGTCCAGCACGCGCACGGCGTAGCCGAAGGGCAGCCCGGGGAAGAGCCACGACAGCCACTCCGAGTAGACCTCGAGCACGTTGTCGGCGGCGCCGGCCACGAGCTTGTGAGCCGCCGGGCAGTGCTTGCTGGCCAGGTCCCCGAAGGTCATGCAGGAGGCCTGGTGGGCCAGGAAGGACTGGTCGATGTAGGCGGCGTGCGGAGCGTTGCTGGCGATGAGGCGCGAGAGGCTCTCGAAGCACTGCGCCTCGTCCTCGCTGTAGTGCAGCAGCAGCGCGGCCAGCGCGGGCAGCAGGGGGCTGTGCGTGATGTCGGGGAACAGGGCGCCCACGCAGATGAGGATCTTCTTCAGGGCCGTGACCCCGTGCGGGCTGAGGCAGTAGGTGGGCACGGGGCAGCCCTCCAGGAACTCGGGCAGAGGGTGCGAGCTCACGCTGGGCTTCCCGAAGAGCCGGCCGGCCACGTCCCGGTACACGAGCGCGTCGGGGGTGACGAGGCGGCAGGAGACCCGCTGGATGAGCCGCGGGTAgagccgggcccggcccgcgtGGCTCCCGGCCCAGCAGCCTTCCCTCGCCAGCCTCTTCAGCTCCTTCGGGGGCCTGCCCAGGACGTCCCGCGGGATCCGCGCCGGCCCCTGCGGCTCCGGCATCTTGGCCCAGTCCACGAAGTGCCCGCGGCCCCGGCACGAGGAGGTGTCGTCGATGTCCCACGTGTCGGCCTCGGACGTGACCACGATGGTGACCGGGGATGAGCCCAGCGCCTCTGCGGGACAAGGAGCTTTCACCGAGCGCCTCTCGGCGCCCCAGCGGCAGCGTTCCGCCCCGCCTCGGGCCGCTCGGAAGTCTCACGGCCCCGTCCCGCGTTTCTTTGCTCTCCCCCGCCAAGGGAAGCGTTTCGGGCTGTGCCCTCTCCCGCTCCCATCCGCTCCGCGCCCCGCAGAAGCCCGGGGCCAGGTCCCAGCGGGGTGTCGGGGCCGCTTCTCGCACCGCGAGGGGCTTTTCACCCTCCCAAAGCCCCCAGCCCCGAGGCAGGGCTCATCAGCCGCCGGCCCGGCGCTGCGAAGAGCAGGCTCTGAGCTCCGCCTAGAGAGACGGGAGCGGCATTTCCCCGCGGCTGCGGGACAGCCCGAGCCGAGCCCtgcggggctggcagctgtcCCCGCGCGAGGAGCTCTGCCGGGCACTCATCAGCCGGGACACCGCCAATTAGCGCGCTCATTAACTCTCGGATGCTCGGATCGCGCCTGTGCTCCGCTGCTGGGGGTCGGGGATGGATTCGCACCGAGccgaggggacacgggggacagcCCGCGGTGGCCCATCGGGAGGGTCCCGGGCTGGCTCCGGCTCCGGCTCTCCGGCTCAGTTTGGCGCTCGCCCGAGGCCAGCGGGAGCAGCGGCTCGGGCTCAGCCCGGCtcggggcaggagctgctggatccgGAGCCGCCCGGCCCGACTCCTGTCCCGGACACGGCCCGACCCCAGCAGAGCCGGGGGGCTCCTGGCTCTGAAAGCAGGCTGAGACAGCGCCGGGGGGCGATCGGGGGCTCTTCGCGCCCCAAATTCACCTCGTCCTCTCTCAGGGCGCTGCCCCGCCCGGGTACCGAGGAGCATCAgcccgagcccggccccggagcggagcggcggctCCGGCCGTGCCCGGCCCGGGACGAGCCGGGGCTCGGGGCGGGAGCCCGGCCGCCCCCAGCCCCCGCGCTCCGCGGCCGTGCCCGGCCCGGGCGGGTCCCGCTCGGCGCACTCACCTGGCCCGGTGCCCGGCTCCTCGCCCGCCGCCGGCTCGGCCATGGGGCAGGCGacggccgcggccccggggcagcggggcgAGCTGAGCCCCACCTGCAGCATGGGCCAGCTCGGccagccccgccgggccccccTGGCCCCGCGCCTGCCCCGCTTTTAAGgtgcgggccgggccgcggcccCCGCGTTTATTTGGGGTAAACACAGCGAGGGGTGGAGCGGCTCCGCGCCCGCATCGCCCCTCCGGCCCCAGGtccgcgccgggcccggccgggggcGGTGAACACCCCGCGGGCCGAGATAGCATCAAACGGCAACACGGGCAGCGAGCGAGCCCTCCATTTCCCGGGGATAACCTTCGCGTTCCCGCTCAGGCTGCGGCTGCTGCGGCCCGGCCGAGGGGCTCCAGCGGGAATTCCCGCTGTGCCCGGGAAATGCTCGGTACCGATCGGTTCCAGCCTCGGAACgcgctgcagggctgcagggtgagCGCTGTGCTCACgggcacaggagctgggctggaggaaaagcggccccagcagctgggagaggctcCCGGGACACCGCCCCGGTCCCGCAGCGCTGCTCCCAGCGCGGGCTGCGCTTAGCGGGCGCTTTTATAGGCACCCTAAGCTTTTAAAGGATGtttatttgcctttaaaatcGGATTGTTTCTGCTGtaacaggagcagctgcagcttgtTCCTGacctgcctccctgcctgcgaaatatgaaatatgaaatatgcaGAGGCCGCGGGGCTCGGGCTGAGCAGCGCAGCCCAAGGCCATGAATGTTTGATGGCCGCGGCCGCGGGAGCATCTCCTGCTGTGGGAGAGCCGGGCCAGGGGACAGAGCCCaccccggggctgccggggggcTCCGAGCCCCCCCGgcactgctggccctgggcgCTCCCGGGCAGGGGCGGGacgtgtccccagccctgcccggcgtgtccccagccctgcccggcctgcgggacagccccgggagctgaggctgcctggGGGGCTCCTTCCCGGGGGCATCGCCGGGAGCAGAGCGGGATCAGCCCCGGGAACGGGGGAGCAGAGCGGGGATCAGCCCCGAGAACGGGGGAATGCAGCGGGGATCAGCCCAGGAACGGGGGAGCACAGCGGGATCAGCCCGGGAACGGGGGAACGCAGCGGGGATCAGCCCCGGGAACGGGGGAACGCAGCGGGATCAGCCCCGGGAAcgggggagaggagcagggatcagCCCCGGGAACGGGGGAACACAGCGGGGATCAGCCCCGGGAACGGGGGAACACAGCGGGATCAGCCCCGGGAACGGGGGAACGCAGCGGGATCAGCCCCGGGAACGGGGGAACGC
This window of the Motacilla alba alba isolate MOTALB_02 chromosome 18, Motacilla_alba_V1.0_pri, whole genome shotgun sequence genome carries:
- the LOC119709585 gene encoding TBC1 domain family member 24-like, giving the protein MLQVGLSSPRCPGAAAVACPMAEPAAGEEPGTGPEALGSSPVTIVVTSEADTWDIDDTSSCRGRGHFVDWAKMPEPQGPARIPRDVLGRPPKELKRLAREGCWAGSHAGRARLYPRLIQRVSCRLVTPDALVYRDVAGRLFGKPSVSSHPLPEFLEGCPVPTYCLSPHGVTALKKILICVGALFPDITHSPLLPALAALLLHYSEDEAQCFESLSRLIASNAPHAAYIDQSFLAHQASCMTFGDLASKHCPAAHKLVAGAADNVLEVYSEWLSWLFPGLPFGYAVRVLDVFLLEGQKVLYRIALALLKQFRLSAAPAGPQGCDVKAELQAFVRNIAEHLTVDKLLERAFAIRLFSRKELWLLHMANRKALVERGITVVQRRPSFHLAVDMQKFSSSTVTAQEMRLVWSWIPERFSLFPPLLLFSTSEDGCSLQRFYTCCEGYEPTVLLIKTTEGEVCGAFLSSDWAERKKSGATSGFFGTGECFVFTVRPEAERYEWVLIKKPELAKAVPRSRQRSPSPAPESALGSSRDSSSPKHLAVPSAQRRGRLSPFLAIRHFLLPSKTASMFMAGSRDGIVIGGGGGQALSLDASLLRGRTEHCETFDNPPLCQENFQVQLLEVWGFQSA